AATTCGCCGGCCGGATCGACCCCGCCAGCCGCGACGTCACCACCGCCGGCCGCGCGCTCGCCGACGAAAGCGGGCACGGCACGGCGGTCGCCGGAGTCGCCGCCGCGGCGCGCAACAACGACAATTCGCTCGGCCTCGCCTTCGACGCCACCGTGCTCGCCCTGCGGGCCGATACGCCCGACAGCTGCCCGGCCACCGACGGCTGCTCCTTCTCCGACAGCAACATCGCGCGCGGAATCGACGCGGCGCTGCAGGCCGGCGCCAAGGTCATCAACATGTCGCTCGGCGGCGAGGCGCCCGGAAGCACGCTGCTCGCGGCCATGGGCCGGGCCGTGAACAGCGGCGTGGTCCTGGTCATCTCGGCGGGCAACAATGGCGACAAGCCGGAAGGCGTGAACGCCGACCCGTTCGGCGCGGTCTCGGCCGCAACCTTCCCGGGCAAGATCATCATCGCCGGCTCGATCGGCACCTATCAGGGCGGCGGCGTCACCGGCGCCACCGACCAGCTCAGCGCGTTCAGCAACAAGGCCGGGACCTCCGCGCCTTATTACCTGACCGCTCTCGGGTCGGGCGTCCTCACGATCAACAAGGACGGCACGCCGACGCGCTGGTCGGGGACGAGCTTCTCGGCGCCGACCATCAGCGGCGCGGTCGCGCTGATGGCCACCGCCTTCCCCAATCTCACCGGCTCGCAGATCATCGACCTCCTGTTCCGGACCGCCGACGACCTCGGCGACGCCGGGACCGACGCAGTCTTCGGGCGCGGGCGCCTCAACATCACCCGGGCGATGCAGCCCGTGGGCACGCTCAGCGTCGCCGGGACCGGCACCCCGATCGTCGAGGGCGGGTCAGACGCGCCGCCGTCCTCGGGTGACAGCGGCGGCGGGGGCGGCAAATCGATGGGCGCGATCGTCCTCGACGGCTATTCGCGCGCATTCGCGATCGACCTTGCCAAGACCATCCGCTCGGCGCCGCGCTCCGAGCCGCTCCACCGCGCGCTCGACAACAGCGCCCGGGTCGGCGGCGCGCGTGCCGGCGGGCTCGACATCGCCATGACCGTCGCCGAGCGGCGCACGGGCGTCGGCTATCTCGTGGAGCGGACGGGGATCGGCCCCGAGGACCTGCGCAAGGCGCGGCTCGTCGCGGGCTCGGCGGTCGCGAGGGTCGACAAGAACACCGCCATCGCGCTCGGCTTCGCCGAGGGCGCCAAGGCGATGGAGCGGCGCCTCTCGGGGGTCGATACGGGCGCCTTCCTCATCGCCCGCGACGTCGCCGGCAATCCGGGCTTCGACGCCCGGCGCGGCGCCGCGCTCGCGGTCCGCCACAATCTCGGGCCCGTTGCCGTCACGATGTCGGGCGAGACCGGCGAAGTGTACAGCGAGCGGCGCACCAGTGCCTTCGGGTCGCCCTATCGCTGGACCAACATCTCGGTCGACCGCAACTTCGGCAAGACCTGGCTGTCGGCGGGGATCGGCCGGCTCGACGAGAAGCAGAGCCTGCTCGGCGGGCGCATGACCGACCTACTTGGCGGCGGCGGGGCGGCGACCACCTTCCTCGACGTCGAGGCTCGGCGCGAGCTCGGCAACGACTGGACGGCGGGCGTCACCGCGCGGCGCGGCTGGACCCATTTCGCGGGCGGCAGCTTCACCACCGGCGCTTATGGCCTCGATCTCGCTCGCTCGAACCTCCTGAGCGAAGGCGACCGCTTCGGCCTGCGCTTCACCCAGCCGCTGCGGATCGACGGGGGCG
This genomic window from Sphingomonas rosea contains:
- a CDS encoding S8 family peptidase; amino-acid sequence: MKKALMASAACAVMLTLSACGGGGGGGVNSTPAPSPTPTPTPTPTPTPTPTPTPTPTPTPTPTPTATNYNTAEYQRSNAATVAGAIAAYNAGATGRGIKIGIIDSGINPALGEFAGRIDPASRDVTTAGRALADESGHGTAVAGVAAAARNNDNSLGLAFDATVLALRADTPDSCPATDGCSFSDSNIARGIDAALQAGAKVINMSLGGEAPGSTLLAAMGRAVNSGVVLVISAGNNGDKPEGVNADPFGAVSAATFPGKIIIAGSIGTYQGGGVTGATDQLSAFSNKAGTSAPYYLTALGSGVLTINKDGTPTRWSGTSFSAPTISGAVALMATAFPNLTGSQIIDLLFRTADDLGDAGTDAVFGRGRLNITRAMQPVGTLSVAGTGTPIVEGGSDAPPSSGDSGGGGGKSMGAIVLDGYSRAFAIDLAKTIRSAPRSEPLHRALDNSARVGGARAGGLDIAMTVAERRTGVGYLVERTGIGPEDLRKARLVAGSAVARVDKNTAIALGFAEGAKAMERRLSGVDTGAFLIARDVAGNPGFDARRGAALAVRHNLGPVAVTMSGETGEVYSERRTSAFGSPYRWTNISVDRNFGKTWLSAGIGRLDEKQSLLGGRMTDLLGGGGAATTFLDVEARRELGNDWTAGVTARRGWTHFAGGSFTTGAYGLDLARSNLLSEGDRFGLRFTQPLRIDGGGFAMSLPTSFDYATMTPGYSIVRSSLVPKGRELDAELGYQRRLLRTGWIGGNLFVRRQPGHVAAAAPDAGAAVRFALPF